The Gadus morhua chromosome 16, gadMor3.0, whole genome shotgun sequence DNA window GATGGGTCCCCCAATGAAGCACTAAACCATATCGAATTACATGCCAAGCTCTTCAGAGATTCATTTGTTgatcaaaaatgttttttgttcagTTCAACGTTTATCAATAAGAAATTGTAAATTAAACAAGTTTACACAAAAGAGTCCGATTTCCAAATTGCAAATCAGGAATTTGAAGTTCTAAACATACCGCTTTAAAACCAGGGAATATGTTTTGATCCAGGCAACTAGATGAAATCAGGCAACATAAAGATTTGTGTTTCTAAACCAGTGACCACAGAAGGGTCAATACAATTTGGAGTGGACCTTTAGACAGTTTGACTTGTGTATACAGCTGTAGAAACCACTTGTTTACTGGGAAAGAAGGGAAAATATAAGACAACATGAACAATATTGTATTAATTTTATTAATGCATGGTTAAAGTTGTAGTAGTTAAGTTTCAAAAGCTTCAATTTGAGGGAGACTATTTAATGAATTCCATTGCCGTCCATTAGCTCTTAGTGGGTGGAAGTGTGAAAATCGGTTCGTAGTAGACCACATAGGCCTCTGCATGAGACCATTACGATTTTAGAATGATCCTGGCAAATTTTTGACCAATCAAGGCATCTCTTTCCTGATTGGCTAGAGGAATTCATCTTGCCTGTCTATCACATTTTCTTTTCAACTCTTAAATCTGCCCTACTTCCTTTAAAGGGGAAATCACATGAATAAAGTTATGTGCAACTAGTTGCaaataataaaagtaaaaaattaCCTATCCTACACAGATATGCAGGATTCACATTAAGTATTATTCATATCAATATATGTGAAGTTATTACAAAGTTATAGCTATAACTTCTGACAGCAAAACTGATTTCTACACATCTGTCTTATTTTAGATAACCTCAGCCCATAAATGATAGGGTTAAAGATTGGTTGGATGGTTAGAAAGTACAGCGATAAAACGATACGTATTATCCTGGGAACACCGGTCATATTGAATCTACTCTGAAATATTTCAAAACAACACCCAAAAGAGAAATTGATCAGGGAGGCGATGTGGGGGGTGCAGGTACTGACTGCTTTCTGTCTGGTCTCTTTAGAACCAACGACACAAACCCTGAGGATCTTGATGTAGGAGAACAGGATGGGGATCAATGGAACAAAAACGGTCAGAAATGTTGCAAAAAGTCCGTAGATATTGTTAACTGTGGTAACAGAACATGCCAGTTTGACCACGTGGTAATTATGACAGTAAAGCCGGTCTGTGACGTTCCCACACAGCGTTAAACGAAGATTCAGACAAAGGGGTATTATGAACTTGATAAGAGAGTACAGCCATATGAGAGCGATCAACAGAGCCACCTTGTTAGAGGTCAGCCGAGCCTTATAATGCAGAGGACAGCAGATAGCAAGGTACCTATCATAGGACATCACAGCCAGGTTACAAAACTCCACCGATGCATAGGTGTACAAGCAGTAGATCTGAAGGAAACACATGGATCTAGATATGGTGTGAGTGTCTGAGGGGATCTGCAGCAGGAGGAATGGAAATAGACCAGCGCTACCATACAGCTGATTAACCAACAggctacacagaaacacatacataggCTCATGTAGGCTCCTCTTCATACAAATAGTTACAATGAGAAAAGCATTCGCAAACACAATCACAATGTacagaaacaaaacaatcacGAAATATAAGTACTTCAGATAGCCCATGTCCAGGTAGGCAGTCAGTATGAAATATGGAAACTGGCTTGAATTGACCATGATAACTTTCACTCTCAGAAGAAGTTCATCACAGGAGATTGGTATTTTTTCCTGTTTTATGAATATTATTCGTCTTGTTGTCTTTTCGAAGATTGTCCCTACATTATTCTCTTCAAACTAAAAATAAGTCTCATATCTGATCACGTTTCTCATCTCGGACATCAGAAGACACTTTCCATCTGAACATTTAGTGTGATCcccacacatttacattcagggcatttagcagacgctttaatacaaagcgacttacaataagtacatttgtcataaaaggtgaaacaatatatcgctgtcggtgcagtaaagatgttcacAGAACCTAGTGCAAGTAGCAATctctaggctaaccaattccccgtatacagcagtgatagcagctactgcataagctacacaattaagtaggCTACTATGAATAAGTACAACATACATCAAGTGCTTACAATAAGTGTGGATACATTAAGTAACTGCCACACACTTACCACTCCCTCTCTGAGCCTAGAACATGACCTCACATCGATAAAACAGTTTCTGCTTTAACCAGGACCTCCAGTCCATCAGACTGAGCTAAGGCTCTTCTCTGCTCCTTAAAGCTTCTCTCAATAGCAGTAACCATGGGAGCAGGACCTCTGACATCATCAACAAAGGAACCAGCTACATCTTTTAGACGCACACATTGAGGCATAACTTCtttattaacattttattaCAGCTATTAATGCTGAAAACAGATATTTCACACAGCTGTATTCAACTAAAAGTCTCATCATCATTAATCAGAGGAGTGCTGCATACAGTGCtgaactattgttcttcttaagtattattctttctttccttctttctttaaaGTTGTTCGGATTCAAATGCTACCACTTGAGCGTCACTATGCAAGGAATGCCGAAGGCCTTCCACTATCTTTTAGTAATCTCCAATTCAA harbors:
- the LOC115561735 gene encoding putative gustatory receptor clone PTE03, producing MVNSSQFPYFILTAYLDMGYLKYLYFVIVLFLYIVIVFANAFLIVTICMKRSLHEPMYVFLCSLLVNQLYGSAGLFPFLLLQIPSDTHTISRSMCFLQIYCLYTYASVEFCNLAVMSYDRYLAICCPLHYKARLTSNKVALLIALIWLYSLIKFIIPLCLNLRLTLCGNVTDRLYCHNYHVVKLACSVTTVNNIYGLFATFLTVFVPLIPILFSYIKILRVCVVGSKETRQKAVSTCTPHIASLINFSFGCCFEIFQSRFNMTGVPRIIRIVLSLYFLTIQPIFNPIIYGLRLSKIRQMCRNQFCCQKL